The following nucleotide sequence is from Takifugu flavidus isolate HTHZ2018 chromosome 4, ASM371156v2, whole genome shotgun sequence.
GTCCACGCTGACACCAGGCAGCCCAGCTCTCTCCAGGTGGCAAAGACCCCCATCGCTACCGTGTGGGGCCCACAGTACAGCCAGTACACGGTCAGCGAAACGGTCAACTGAAGCCGCCTGTTTTTAACAGCTGCTCGGACACTGTACATAGAATTCCCGTCCCCCCTCACAACCCCATGAGCTGGGACAAACCGACTTTGCTGTTTCAAGCAACCTTTTTAATATTAAAAGTGTTCGTTGTTGAGAAAACATTCCTCGCTGTATAAAGGATTTGATGACGGTTTCCCTAATACCTTCCCACGCTGCGACTGATGATGGGATGGGAGAATATCCCCGGAGTCGCTGGGTGTCATCACGAGCACCAGCAGTAAGCCTCTTCCTAACAGTGCGGACTTTATTGAATGTATCAAAAAGCTGTGATCCAGGCTGCCGTCGTCCACGACACCAGTTGTTCCTGCCTGCATCAGCTTCATAGATTCCTCTAGTTGTGCAAttttttttgtcaatatttAAAGTCTTTGTTTGAGTACATCATGTATTTTTCTTTGGGGATGAGCAGAAGGGACACGGTGCTGCGGCGCGCCTCGATGCGTGGATCTCTGAAGCGTCTCCAACCCTCCTCACACGTGGCGTTGCCTTCCCTCTCTCCCGTTCTCTTGGCTTTGCCTGAGATTGCGATGCGCGACCTAGAGCGGCGGCGTGCGGTTTTCATTGATTGTTGCGAGCGGTGGGGGGCTTGTGTGCAGCAGAGAAGGTCACGGATCTGTTGCAGAAATCAATCTGAGCGGTGAGGTGAGCAGCTCAGAGACCCATCAGAGCTCCTGACCTGTAACGCAAGACTGGCTGAGAGACCTCGCCTCGTCTCAACGCTCCAGATGTTGGAACGGGCCCGCTCGCTGCGTTTCAGCGACCACTGTCAGGACTCGGAGTAGATCGCTTCGTTCTTCCCAGCCGGGTGAAAACgggagcctcttttttttttttttctcgacGAACATTATTTTCAGTTGTGTTTAGAATTGTTTTCTCTAGAATTTTGGATTCGAGCTGTAGTTTCCATGAAACTGTGAACATAAACCAGACAATATGGCTCAGATTACCAGCAGCAGAAAGTCATCTTAGCCGTTCATTTTTCTGAGCTTTACCTTCACTCAAACCGTCAGTGATTGGGAACActgaccccccctcacccccacgAAAGCTTCAGTCCTGTGCAGATAAATGTGCAAATATACCTCAATTTACACAGGTCACACCAGGCTTGGGTTATACATAGAATACTAAGTATTACAGTAATAGTTTTTTATTGTTCTAGCACCTCATCAGATGTACTGGAAGTGGTTGGCTGCAGATCAGAGGTTTTCCTTTTATATATACAAATATAGTTGGGTTTATGTGTTCTTTTTAGGCGCGCAGTGGTGCACCAGTCGAAATGATGattgtaaatatttttgatttttttttttttttttgttttgttttgttagcATGACCCTTCTCTTAAAATCGTAGTTTCTATCCAGCCAAATACACTCAACAAGTTGATGGTGGGAATCTTGTTTGACTGGTACCAGTGTAACCCGGCTGCTGTGCCTTAAACTACAGCTGAGGGAGTTTGTCCCTTTTTTTTATACGAAAACTTCAATAGTCTGTGCAATATATGCCttaatgttaaaatgtgtttgtttttgtataaacatttcaaagaaataaaagttcaGTTTTTTCATAAAGTGCTCTTCAGATTCTTCCTCAGCCTGTATCAGTGTTTTGTTCATGAGGcttttgatgctgctgttgtaacAAAAAGGGACCAAAAAGTgcacaaatatacatttatttgcCTGAGCAACTTCATGACATCTGAGGATCCAAAACCAGACACACCGGATCCTTTGACAGACACACGACCAGATATATGAAAGCTAATTTCAGATTCAGAGAGCTTTGACGCACCACGTATGGACAATGAGACGCGAGCTAATAAGAGTAAGGCTAATTTTCAGAAACCTCAGCGGGTCGGTTGTGACGCTCGCTGCATCTCAAATGTCCAATCGGGCTTCCTGTGGTGATCAAAAAGGTCAAGAAAAGGTCACCCACCTCCCTTTGGAAAAGATGCCTGACGAATTATAATAAATTTCAAAGATGATGGAGGATAACATAATAATGATAAAGgctgtttgtaaaaaaaaaaaaaaaagaaaactgctgtTTACATTTCGTCTTGAAACACCTGAGGAGGGCGGAGCTAAAGGAACTGATGGTGTTGTAGAAAGTGttcagggtggaggaggaccctCCCGCTACTCGTCATCCTTGTCTTTGGCGCCGTGTTTGAGGATGCGGGTGAACTCTGCGTAGTTGAAGTTGCCCTTCTTGTCGATGGGCGCCTCACGGAACAGCTCGTCCACCTCCTCGTCCGTGAAGCGGTCGCCCATGGTGGTCAGCAGCTCCCTCAGGTGGTCCTCGTGGATCACCCCTAGGGCGCAGGAGATAGCGTAAAGACGGAGCTCAAACGGCCGGGAGAGTGCCTCCACGCGCCCCCCCCCGACTCACCGGAGCCCTCCTCGTCAAAACAGGCGAAGGCGTTGCGGATGACGTCCTCGGGGTCGGTGCCGTTGAGCCTCTCTCCGAACATGGTGAGGAACATGGTGAAGTTGATGGGCCCGGGCGCCTCTGCCATCATCCCCTCCAGGTACTCATCAGAAGGGTTCTTACCTGAGGACAGAACCCAGGTTTGCTGTAAAACTCTGGCCAACATGTGTGCCGACAAGAAATAAGATCTAGATCGTGTCTGAGACGGACTCCCGGGTCCGATGCTTCTGTGCACGTACCCAGCGAGGCCAGCATGTCGTGCAGATCCTCCTTGTCGATGAAGCCGTCCCTGTTCTGGTCGATCATGTTGAACGCCTCTTTGAACTCCTGGATCTGAGACTGGTCGAACATGGCGAAGACATTGGAGGTGGCCCTCTGGGGGCGCTTCTTGGTGGTCTTGCCCTTGGCGCGCTTGCTGGACATGGTGGCGGCTGGATCTGGACCTGCGTGCATGCACGTGACAGTCACATGACCGTTACGATCCCTGCCCCAGACCTCCTCAGTCTGTCTCAATGGCAGGTGAGGTgaaagcgcccccccccctcctgcctaACGCAGGCAGCTCCATGTTTAGAGCCATCACTCACGCTCAGGCCTCTGAGGATCTGTCACGCTGCGTCTCCCCAGCGGGCACCAGCAGGTGACGACGGCGGATCATTCACGTATGAGATGTGACATCGTGCCCTTCGAGGCGCTGAGCTGACGTAAATGCTCGGCCACAGGAGACACGACAAGCCCATTAATCCTGCCGCGTTTCaccaggagctacaggagcgtGAGGATTCTCTTGAATGATGGAGACGAAGcacctcttttttaaaaagacgaAATTTCTCAATGGGGCCTTGTTAAAATATGGAATAAACATGGCTTTATAATGAGGGCAGGCTTGAGTTGTCACATGacattattttcctttcatgCCAAATTCTGCTACAAAAAAGTTAATTGATTTATTCTCAATCGAGTGAGCACAATTGGATCTATCTTCTTTTGTTTGTGGTCCTGTCACGCTCCTGAGAAATGGTGGAACGCTTCAGCTTCTCGCCGCTGTTGCTCCCGTCTGAGGTTTGACGGAGGCCGTTTCCATTTATGAGCGCAGTtgtttgagctgcaggtgtggaacaGCAACTTTTCTAATAGCTGTAATATGGAGGCTTTGCTGTGAACTGCCCCTGGAATTCCGCCCTCTCGTCTGGAGCAGGCCCAATCAACCCAGCAACGAGccacattcttcttcttctgtgatttCACCATTTTACGTGCCTGAAGAGGAATCATTCCAGTGGAAGCTTCAACAGCTCTGGCTCAAGCAGCATGGGGGTTTGACTGACGTGCATTTGCTCCACTCTTCTCCGCTCTTCTATGGACGCTTTAATCCACCCAGATGATGACAAAGCTCCTCTGTTCCCTCATCgagccagcacacacacacacacacacacacacacacagacgcgatGATATCACCACTCGGGCTTTCATCCCCTCGTCCTACCTCCAGGTCATGTGGGTCACCAAAGACTGACCGACAGGAATCCCAAAAACAAACACGGAGGGGAGTGGAAGTCCAGCGCTCCTTGTCTACGGCAGCAcatcagaggtgtgtgtgtctgaccagTCGCAGGTACAACGTCAAGAGTTGCGCACTTTTATAATGCATGTACACACTGGTGTATTATCAGTTGGTCTGTCCTCACCTGGATCAACAGATCTGATAACTTTACACCTTTGACAGCTCCAGACTAGACCCGTGACCCCAGGagttgccccccaccccccacttaACCCCCCCTTTTTTATGCCGTCCCGCTGTAAGAACCGTTTTCTTACCTCGGCTTCAGGCAGAAATATTTGTCCCTCAGACTCCCCTTTGTCTGGCTCCAACACAGCAATACGAAAGGGAAGCAGGCAGTCCTACTGGAAAGTTTGTTTAAAGAACCCCAATCCTGGTGGGCCcctcccactcccaccccaGCCAATAGGGAATCCGCCCTGTCCCGTACAAAGACATCCCAGGCCAGGCCATTTGTCCATACAAGGCAAAAGAATGCGCAGCTccgcagcctgctgctgcctgcgaCGCTGCTCAGGATGTTtgtgaaaaaggcagaaatgacAGGAACTACGAGGAGGCTGCCT
It contains:
- the myl9b gene encoding myosin regulatory light polypeptide 9b, whose product is MSSKRAKGKTTKKRPQRATSNVFAMFDQSQIQEFKEAFNMIDQNRDGFIDKEDLHDMLASLGKNPSDEYLEGMMAEAPGPINFTMFLTMFGERLNGTDPEDVIRNAFACFDEEGSGVIHEDHLRELLTTMGDRFTDEEVDELFREAPIDKKGNFNYAEFTRILKHGAKDKDDE